The proteins below are encoded in one region of Aquisphaera giovannonii:
- a CDS encoding heavy metal translocating P-type ATPase, whose protein sequence is MHAHEGKHPQAAGAVGRETDPVCGMTVDPARAAARAEHAGRSYFFCCEGCRKKFAADPATFLDEDGNPRPRAAAGHAAMAAPGGLVVLGSIGMPGAGQSAATVEQPAFASTPSGAKVLYTCPMDPEVVRDRPGPCPICGMALEPMTPTLEEDTSELDDMGRRFRASLALTLPLLALAMGEMVPAVRAMVPPGASAWIQLALATPVVLWGGWPFFARGWASLASRHFNMFTLIAIGTGAAYAYSVVATLSPSLIPHSFRGHDGAVPVYFEASATIVTLVLLGQVLELRARGRTSGAIRALLGLAPKHARLVRDDGTEADVPLDEVRPGDRLRVRPGEKVPVDGVVLEGRGAVDESMVTGESIPVEKAEGAALIGGTVNGTGGLLMRAERVGSETLLSRIVQLVGQAQRSKAPIQRLADAASSYFVPAVVAVALLTFVAWAAIGPEPRLAHALVNAVAVLIIACPCALGLATPMSIMVGIGRGAQEGILIKDAEALEVLGKVDTVVVDKTGTLTEGRPSLAAVATAPGQDEAELIRLAAGLERASEHPLAEAVVKGAEARGLAPAKAGEFDSRTGRGVVGTVEGRKVAIGNAALMEELGVDPGELAGRAESLRADGQTVVLVAIDGRPAGLLGIADPVKGTTPEAVASLHAEGLRVVMLTGDAEATARAVARQLGIDEVRAGVLPDRKAEAIRALQAGGRKVAMAGDGVNDAPALAQADVGLAMGTGTDVAMESAGVTLVRGDLRGIARALRLSRATLRNIRQNLMFAFLYNALGVPIAAGLLYPFTGLLLSPMLASAAMTMSSLCVVTNALRLRRAEL, encoded by the coding sequence ATGCACGCGCACGAGGGAAAGCATCCGCAAGCCGCGGGGGCCGTCGGCCGCGAGACCGACCCGGTCTGCGGCATGACCGTCGATCCGGCGAGGGCCGCGGCGAGGGCGGAGCACGCGGGGAGGAGTTACTTCTTCTGCTGCGAGGGCTGCCGCAAGAAGTTCGCGGCCGATCCGGCGACGTTCCTCGACGAGGACGGCAACCCGAGGCCCCGCGCGGCGGCCGGCCACGCGGCGATGGCCGCTCCGGGCGGGCTGGTGGTCCTGGGCTCGATCGGCATGCCGGGCGCGGGGCAGTCGGCCGCCACGGTGGAGCAGCCGGCGTTCGCGTCGACGCCCTCGGGGGCGAAGGTGCTGTATACGTGCCCGATGGACCCGGAGGTCGTCCGCGACCGGCCGGGCCCCTGCCCCATCTGCGGAATGGCGCTGGAGCCGATGACGCCGACCCTCGAGGAGGACACCTCCGAGCTGGACGACATGGGCCGGCGGTTCCGGGCCTCCCTGGCGCTCACGCTGCCGCTGCTGGCCCTGGCGATGGGGGAGATGGTCCCGGCGGTACGCGCGATGGTCCCGCCGGGGGCCTCGGCCTGGATCCAGCTCGCGCTGGCGACGCCCGTCGTCCTCTGGGGCGGGTGGCCGTTCTTCGCCCGGGGCTGGGCCTCGCTCGCGAGCCGGCATTTCAACATGTTCACGCTCATCGCGATCGGGACGGGGGCGGCGTACGCGTACAGCGTGGTGGCCACGCTCTCCCCGTCCCTGATCCCGCACTCGTTCCGGGGCCACGACGGGGCGGTCCCGGTGTACTTCGAGGCGTCGGCGACGATCGTCACGCTGGTGCTCCTGGGCCAGGTGCTGGAGCTCCGGGCACGGGGGCGGACCTCCGGGGCGATCCGGGCGCTCCTCGGGCTGGCGCCGAAGCACGCCCGCCTGGTCCGCGACGACGGCACGGAGGCGGACGTCCCGCTCGACGAGGTGAGGCCCGGCGACCGGCTGCGGGTCCGGCCCGGGGAGAAGGTGCCGGTGGACGGCGTCGTGCTGGAGGGCCGGGGCGCCGTGGACGAGTCGATGGTCACGGGGGAGTCGATCCCGGTCGAGAAGGCGGAGGGGGCCGCCCTGATCGGCGGGACGGTCAACGGCACGGGCGGCCTGCTGATGCGGGCGGAGCGGGTCGGGTCGGAGACCTTGCTGTCGCGGATCGTCCAGCTCGTCGGCCAGGCGCAGCGGAGCAAGGCGCCCATCCAACGGCTCGCGGACGCGGCGTCGTCGTACTTCGTCCCGGCGGTGGTGGCGGTCGCCCTGCTGACGTTCGTCGCCTGGGCGGCGATCGGCCCGGAGCCGAGGCTCGCCCACGCCCTGGTGAACGCCGTCGCGGTGCTGATCATCGCCTGCCCGTGCGCCCTGGGGCTGGCCACGCCGATGTCGATCATGGTGGGCATCGGCCGGGGGGCCCAGGAGGGGATCCTGATCAAGGACGCGGAGGCGCTGGAGGTCCTGGGCAAGGTCGATACGGTCGTCGTGGACAAGACAGGGACCCTGACCGAGGGCCGCCCTTCGCTCGCGGCGGTCGCGACGGCCCCGGGCCAGGACGAGGCGGAGCTGATCCGGCTCGCCGCGGGGCTGGAGCGGGCGAGCGAGCACCCGCTGGCCGAGGCCGTGGTGAAGGGCGCGGAGGCCCGCGGGCTGGCCCCGGCGAAGGCCGGAGAGTTCGACTCCCGCACCGGCCGGGGCGTCGTCGGCACGGTCGAGGGGCGGAAGGTCGCGATCGGGAATGCGGCGCTCATGGAGGAGCTCGGCGTGGACCCGGGCGAGCTGGCCGGCCGCGCGGAGTCGCTCCGGGCGGACGGGCAGACGGTGGTCCTCGTCGCGATCGACGGCCGGCCGGCCGGGCTCCTGGGCATCGCCGACCCGGTCAAGGGGACGACGCCGGAGGCGGTCGCGTCGCTCCACGCGGAGGGCCTGCGGGTCGTCATGCTGACGGGCGACGCCGAGGCCACGGCGCGGGCCGTGGCGCGGCAGCTCGGCATTGACGAGGTGCGGGCGGGCGTCCTACCCGACCGCAAGGCGGAGGCCATCCGCGCCTTGCAGGCGGGGGGCCGCAAGGTCGCGATGGCCGGCGACGGCGTCAACGACGCCCCGGCCCTGGCCCAGGCGGACGTGGGCCTCGCCATGGGCACCGGCACGGACGTCGCCATGGAGAGCGCCGGGGTGACCCTGGTGAGGGGCGACCTCCGCGGCATCGCCCGGGCCCTGCGCCTCAGCCGGGCGACGCTGCGGAACATCCGCCAGAACCTGATGTTTGCATTCCTCTATAACGCGCTCGGCGTGCCGATCGCGGCGGGGCTCCTCTACCCGTTCACGGGGCTCCTGCTCAGCCCGATGCTCGCCAGTGCCGCGATGACGATGAGCTCGCTCTGCGTGGTCACGAACGCCTTGAGGCTGCGGAGGGCGGAGCTGTGA
- a CDS encoding DUF4198 domain-containing protein, translating into MPSLATPRPLIAACLMAALAGCSPGTPAGQVPVHPARGQVLYKGKPMPNLQVTFRTVGAGGGAAPKAPDVPTPTGRTDADGRFQLHTYLGNDGAPAGPYLVGIVPASAPSEARNVMQKGQADAPPRAALDAIRARYADPERSGLKAEIKDGDNDIPPFDLK; encoded by the coding sequence ATGCCCTCCCTCGCGACCCCTCGCCCCCTCATCGCCGCCTGCCTGATGGCCGCCCTCGCCGGCTGCTCACCGGGCACGCCGGCGGGCCAGGTCCCGGTCCATCCCGCCCGCGGCCAGGTGCTCTACAAGGGCAAGCCGATGCCCAACCTCCAGGTCACCTTCCGCACCGTCGGCGCCGGCGGCGGGGCGGCCCCGAAGGCCCCGGACGTCCCCACGCCCACCGGGCGGACCGACGCCGACGGCAGGTTCCAGCTCCACACCTACCTGGGCAACGACGGCGCCCCGGCCGGCCCGTACCTCGTCGGCATCGTCCCCGCGTCCGCCCCCTCGGAGGCCCGCAACGTCATGCAGAAGGGCCAGGCCGACGCCCCCCCGAGGGCCGCCCTGGACGCCATCCGAGCCCGCTACGCCGACCCCGAACGCTCCGGCCTCAAGGCCGAGATCAAGGACGGGGACAACGACATCCCGCCGTTCGACCTGAAGTGA
- a CDS encoding DUF1559 family PulG-like putative transporter, with protein MVQVQGIRRRSAFTLIELLVVIAIIAVLISLLLPAVQSAREAARRAQCINNLKQIGLGFHNFEGTYGFFAPTWAISNTFLKPPFQPVDLTTLPATNGNYIPPCPPQFGLVCSNPLDIQSWVPMIMGYTEQTALYNSMNLSQAFPQPANTTAVSTQLNFMVCPSAPGGLRLAPYLNALNNQTVQLAAGDYAVDDGIDDSWLTANNIPHPPGTIVAGLLKGNTLRRIADVTDGTSNTILISEDAGRPDFFVQGRQLTYGQSYPWYRGGTPPTQDNEGSGAGWADYGSEFFTDGDGSNKHTNFSSNNEVYAFHPGGANHAFADGSVHFVKESVAPAVFAAMISYNAGEIISADQY; from the coding sequence ATGGTCCAGGTCCAGGGTATCCGGCGGCGGTCGGCGTTCACGCTGATCGAGCTGCTCGTCGTGATCGCGATCATCGCGGTCCTCATCTCGCTGCTCCTGCCGGCGGTCCAGTCGGCGAGGGAGGCGGCCCGCCGGGCCCAGTGCATCAACAACCTCAAGCAGATCGGCCTGGGCTTCCACAACTTCGAGGGCACCTACGGCTTCTTCGCCCCCACCTGGGCGATCTCCAATACGTTCCTCAAGCCGCCGTTCCAGCCCGTGGACCTGACGACGCTGCCGGCCACCAACGGCAATTACATCCCGCCGTGCCCCCCGCAGTTCGGCCTCGTCTGCAGCAACCCGCTGGACATCCAGTCCTGGGTCCCCATGATCATGGGCTACACCGAGCAGACGGCGCTCTATAACTCGATGAACCTGTCGCAGGCCTTCCCCCAGCCGGCGAACACCACGGCGGTCTCCACCCAGCTCAACTTCATGGTCTGCCCCTCGGCCCCGGGTGGCCTGCGGCTGGCCCCGTACCTCAACGCGCTCAACAACCAGACCGTCCAGCTCGCCGCGGGCGACTACGCGGTGGACGACGGGATCGACGACAGCTGGCTGACCGCCAACAACATCCCGCATCCCCCCGGCACCATCGTCGCGGGCCTGCTCAAGGGGAACACCCTCCGCCGCATCGCCGACGTCACCGACGGCACCAGCAACACCATCCTGATCTCCGAGGACGCCGGCCGCCCGGACTTCTTCGTCCAGGGCCGCCAGCTCACCTACGGCCAGTCCTACCCTTGGTATCGGGGCGGCACCCCGCCCACCCAGGACAACGAGGGCTCCGGCGCCGGCTGGGCCGACTACGGCAGCGAGTTCTTCACCGACGGCGACGGCTCCAACAAGCACACGAACTTCAGCAGCAACAACGAGGTCTACGCGTTCCACCCCGGCGGCGCCAACCACGCCTTCGCCGACGGCTCCGTCCACTTCGTCAAGGAGAGCGTCGCCCCCGCCGTCTTCGCGGCGATGATCAGCTACAACGCCGGCGAGATCATCTCCGCCGACCAGTACTGA